A stretch of the Snodgrassella alvi genome encodes the following:
- a CDS encoding LysR family transcriptional regulator → MKTTLEQWQLLQAVVSYGSFARAAEAFNRSQSSLSYQLTLMQERLGVTLLTIVGRKAELTASGQQLLAQALPLLQGFEKLENRSRALQRGERARLDLVVDSIFPKTRLFTVLRRFQQVYPSTQIHLTEVLRSESCAVLQQQQADVYIITPSAEMIRQGKLLLEVNFVAVAQREHPLLTLPAPLGQDVLVRYPLIEIVSREQQQLPYRQVSAAENWTFTTIETAIEAVTQGVGYGWLPEERIQAQLASGELQVLPLKYGVRRATPVYLFLNQDEAQLDNETALLVRLIQDKV, encoded by the coding sequence ATGAAAACAACACTGGAACAATGGCAGCTTTTACAGGCTGTGGTGAGCTATGGCAGTTTTGCCCGTGCTGCGGAAGCCTTTAACCGTAGCCAGTCTTCCCTGAGCTACCAGTTGACGTTAATGCAGGAACGGCTGGGTGTAACGTTGCTGACTATTGTTGGCCGCAAGGCAGAGCTGACAGCGTCTGGTCAGCAGCTACTGGCACAGGCCTTGCCTCTGTTGCAGGGGTTTGAGAAGCTGGAAAACCGTTCCCGTGCGCTGCAACGCGGTGAGCGGGCACGGCTAGATTTGGTGGTGGACAGTATTTTTCCTAAAACGCGTCTGTTTACAGTTTTACGCCGTTTTCAACAGGTTTATCCCTCTACCCAAATTCATCTGACTGAAGTGCTACGAAGTGAAAGCTGTGCTGTGCTTCAACAGCAACAGGCGGATGTCTACATCATCACGCCGAGCGCAGAAATGATACGTCAGGGAAAGTTATTGCTGGAGGTGAACTTTGTAGCTGTGGCGCAGCGTGAGCATCCGCTGCTGACTTTGCCGGCACCACTGGGTCAGGATGTGCTGGTTCGCTATCCGTTGATTGAGATTGTTAGCCGCGAACAGCAGCAGCTACCCTACCGGCAAGTAAGTGCAGCAGAAAACTGGACGTTCACCACAATTGAAACGGCTATTGAGGCTGTAACTCAGGGTGTAGGCTATGGCTGGCTGCCGGAAGAGCGGATTCAGGCGCAGTTGGCCAGTGGGGAATTACAGGTTTTACCATTAAAATATGGTGTGCGGCGTGCTACGCCGGTATATTTGTTTTTGAATCAGGATGAGGCTCAGCTGGACAATGAAACAGCGTTATTGGTCAGGCTGATTCAGGATAAAGTATGA
- a CDS encoding Lrp/AsnC ligand binding domain-containing protein → MHQIDKVDMKILSLLQKNARTTMTELADKVGLSTTPVTERVRRLERENIITGYHARLNPRALNQSLLVFVEIKLRSKSGNIFEDFRREVLTIPQVLECHLISGEYDYLIKVRLPNMHAYRNMLGNILLQLPAAAESRSYVVMEEVKEEQLLHLE, encoded by the coding sequence ATGCACCAGATTGATAAAGTGGACATGAAGATTTTGTCCTTACTCCAAAAAAATGCCCGCACCACCATGACCGAACTGGCCGATAAAGTAGGATTGTCTACCACACCGGTTACCGAACGAGTACGGCGGCTGGAGCGTGAAAACATCATTACCGGCTATCACGCTCGTCTGAATCCACGTGCCCTGAATCAAAGCCTGCTGGTATTTGTCGAAATCAAACTGCGTTCTAAATCCGGCAACATCTTCGAGGATTTCCGACGAGAAGTTTTGACCATTCCGCAAGTACTGGAATGCCATCTCATATCTGGCGAATACGATTACCTAATTAAAGTGAGATTGCCCAATATGCACGCCTACCGCAATATGCTGGGCAATATATTGCTCCAGCTACCTGCGGCAGCCGAAAGCCGCAGTTATGTGGTAATGGAAGAAGTAAAAGAAGAACAACTACTACACCTAGAATAA